The genomic DNA AGCCGAAAAGGCCATGCCTAGCAGGTTCATCACATAGAGCAGCGCAACCACCTTGGGCCGCGTTTCTTCCGTCGCGCGGTCAGCGGCCAACGCCAGACCAGCGGTCTGGGTCATATGCATGCCGATCCCGGTCAGCAAAAACGCAAGGCCCGCACCCACATAGCCCGCAATCGGGAAATCGAGCGTCCGGTCGCCCGACAGCACAAGCAAAGCCATCGGCATGATTGCAAGACCGCCGAACTGCCACATGGTGCCGAACCACAGATAGGGAATACGCTTCCACCCGATGGCGGATTTATAGTTATCCGATTTGTGCCCCACGAGGGCACGGAACGGTGCCACCAGCACAGGGATCGCGATCATCGCGGCCACCAGCGTTGCACCGATCCCCAATTCAACAATCATCACACGGTTCAACGTGCCCAACAGCATCACCGCCGCCATGCCGACTGACACCTGAAACAGCGACAGGCGCAGCAACTGGCTTAGCGGCAGATCATCACTCACCGCGTCGCTGAACGGCAAAAGATCAACCGAGATCTTCTTGAGGGATGATGCCTTGAAGATCATGCTTTTGGACCCTCGAATGACAATGCTGTGGAAATATAAAAGCCTGATTTGACCCGTTCGATCTCCTTCAGGCGCCCCTTTACGCCTGATGTGCGCAAGGCATCTGCAACGCCAACGACGGTTTGCGGCACCATCACAGGGCTGCGGTCTGCGCGCGGGAACATTTTGCCGACACGCCACATGGCCATCAGGGCCGGTGTGCGCGGGGCGATGGTAAAGACAAACTTGCCCTCCAGACGCGGGCTGGCTTTGGCAAGCAGTCCGGCGATGTCCGAGGCGCTGTAGTAGATCATCGAATCCATCGCGAGGATGTAGTCAAACACACCTGTCGTACTGTCGAGCATATCGCCCGCAACCCATGTGATATTGCCCGCCAGATTTGCCGGCATCCGCTGTTCCGCGATCCCCACCAAAGCAGGCGAGATATCGACGGCAACCACGTCGGCACCGCGCTCGGCCAGCTCGACCGCCATCGTGCCTGTGCCACACCCTGCATCCAGTACCCGTGCACCGCGCAGGTCGTTGGGCAGTTGTGCCAGCATCAGGGCACGCATCTGGTCACGCCCCGCACGCACGGTTGCACGCACACCAGAAACGGGCGCATCTGATGTCAGCTGCTCCCAGACCTTGGTGGCCGTACGGTCGAAATAGTTTTCGACCCTGTCACGTGTGGTGGCGTAATTGGCCATTAATCAAAACCCAACAATTCAAAGATTTCACGATCCGGCAGACATTCAGGTGCCATCGGCAACGTCCCGTTCCAGAGCGTTTCGGCAAGACGCATGTATTCCTTGCGCACCTGCACGACGTCTTCGTCGTCAGGCATTTCAAAGAGGGTCTTCTTCTTCAAACGGCTGCGACGGATCGCATCAAGATCGGGCATATGCGCGAGGCGGTTGAAACCAACGGTCTTGCAATAGCGGTCCACCTCATCGGTGTCCTTGCTGCGGTTGGCCACGCAACCCGCCAGACGCACCTTGTAGTTGGATGATTTCGCCTGCACCGCTGCGATGATCCGGTTCATCGCATAGATGCTGTCAAAGTCATTCGCGGTCACGATCAAGGCACGATCGGCATGTTGCAGCGGGGCGGCAAAGCCACCACAGACCACGTCGCCCAGCACATCAAAGATTACGACATCCGTGTCTTCCAGCAGATGGTGCTGCTTGAGCAGTTTCACCGTCTGGCCGACAACATACCCACCACAGCCGGTCCCGGCAGGGGGGCCGCCGGCCTCGACGCATTTCACGCCGTTGAAACCCTCAAAGATGAAATCCTCGGGGCGCAGTTCCTCGGCATGGAAATCAACATCCTTGAGAATATCAATCACTGTCGGGACAAGGCTCCCTGTCAGGGTGAATGTGCTGTCATGTTTGGGATCACAGCCAATCTGCAGCACGCGCTTGCCATGCATTGAAAACGCCGCCGACAGGTTGGATGATGTGGTCGATTTCCCGATCCCGCCCTTGCCGTAGACTGCAAATACCTTTGCGCCTTCGATCTTGGCATCTTCGGGCTGATGGACCTGCACGGACCCTTCGCCATCCTGGCCGCGTAGGTTTGGTACTTCGTCTCTCGGGCTCATG from Yoonia rosea includes the following:
- the bchL gene encoding ferredoxin:protochlorophyllide reductase (ATP-dependent) iron-sulfur ATP-binding protein; the protein is MSPRDEVPNLRGQDGEGSVQVHQPEDAKIEGAKVFAVYGKGGIGKSTTSSNLSAAFSMHGKRVLQIGCDPKHDSTFTLTGSLVPTVIDILKDVDFHAEELRPEDFIFEGFNGVKCVEAGGPPAGTGCGGYVVGQTVKLLKQHHLLEDTDVVIFDVLGDVVCGGFAAPLQHADRALIVTANDFDSIYAMNRIIAAVQAKSSNYKVRLAGCVANRSKDTDEVDRYCKTVGFNRLAHMPDLDAIRRSRLKKKTLFEMPDDEDVVQVRKEYMRLAETLWNGTLPMAPECLPDREIFELLGFD
- the bchM gene encoding magnesium protoporphyrin IX methyltransferase, with amino-acid sequence MANYATTRDRVENYFDRTATKVWEQLTSDAPVSGVRATVRAGRDQMRALMLAQLPNDLRGARVLDAGCGTGTMAVELAERGADVVAVDISPALVGIAEQRMPANLAGNITWVAGDMLDSTTGVFDYILAMDSMIYYSASDIAGLLAKASPRLEGKFVFTIAPRTPALMAMWRVGKMFPRADRSPVMVPQTVVGVADALRTSGVKGRLKEIERVKSGFYISTALSFEGPKA